Proteins from one Paenibacillus amylolyticus genomic window:
- a CDS encoding alpha/beta fold hydrolase, with the protein MGDMPLEQLKKYNGSSPKPDDFDTYWSRALAELDAHSLEYELIPAAFTSPIAECFHLYFTGVGGARVHGKLVRPLSASTDAKGVAMAMFHGYSGDSGDWFDKIAYAAHGITVLALDCRGQGGLSEDNLQVQGTTLRGHIIRGIDDPDPNKLYFRNVFLDTVQTVRILMSMPHVDAERVGVYGCSQGGALATACASLEPRVKLAVPVYPFLSDYRQAWELGASTSAYEELVYYFRLFDPNHEREDAIFNKLGYIDISNLAERIQAKVLFVTGLADTICPPSTQFATYNRIRSEKELVVYHEYGHEYIPGLSDRTLQAFLDL; encoded by the coding sequence ATGGGAGACATGCCATTGGAACAGTTGAAAAAATACAACGGAAGCAGTCCGAAGCCGGACGATTTCGATACCTATTGGAGCCGGGCCCTCGCGGAGCTTGATGCGCATTCGCTTGAATATGAATTGATTCCGGCGGCTTTCACATCGCCGATTGCAGAATGCTTCCATCTATATTTCACGGGTGTGGGAGGCGCACGCGTTCATGGTAAGCTGGTCCGGCCTTTATCAGCATCTACGGATGCCAAGGGAGTAGCCATGGCCATGTTTCACGGGTACTCCGGTGATAGTGGCGACTGGTTTGACAAGATTGCATATGCAGCTCATGGCATCACGGTACTGGCGCTGGATTGCCGTGGACAGGGAGGCCTTTCCGAGGATAACTTGCAAGTCCAAGGAACAACCCTGCGGGGACATATCATTCGGGGCATCGATGACCCTGACCCCAATAAGTTATACTTTCGCAACGTTTTCCTCGATACGGTGCAGACCGTGCGCATTCTGATGTCAATGCCACACGTTGATGCGGAGCGGGTGGGTGTATACGGCTGTTCACAGGGTGGGGCGTTAGCCACGGCGTGTGCTTCACTTGAACCGCGCGTGAAGCTGGCGGTGCCGGTATATCCTTTTTTATCAGATTACAGACAAGCCTGGGAACTGGGTGCCTCAACCTCTGCCTATGAGGAACTGGTGTATTACTTCCGGTTATTTGATCCGAATCATGAGCGGGAGGACGCTATTTTCAACAAGCTGGGATACATCGATATCTCCAATCTGGCTGAACGGATTCAAGCCAAGGTTTTGTTTGTTACTGGACTTGCGGACACCATCTGCCCGCCATCCACCCAGTTTGCAACGTACAACCGGATTCGTTCGGAAAAAGAGTTGGTAGTCTATCACGAGTACGGACATGAGTACATTCCGGGATTGTCTGATCGAACGTTACAGGCGTTTTTGGACCTTTAG
- a CDS encoding NAD(P)H-dependent oxidoreductase: MKKILIIQGNPVSPSYNCAIAEAYRKGAMQAGAEVRMITLNELEFNMNLEGGYRNKLPLEPDLLQAQEAIKWAEHLVWVFPIWWGGPPALLKGFVDRIFMPGYAFKYHKGKPFPDQLLKGRTARMITTMDGPYWYFKWFQGEPAHKMMKISTFALTGIKPVRITPVDVVGKQSEEQKKKWLEKIELLGRKMG; this comes from the coding sequence ATGAAAAAAATATTAATTATTCAAGGTAATCCCGTCTCACCGAGTTATAACTGCGCAATCGCAGAGGCTTACCGCAAAGGTGCGATGCAAGCTGGTGCCGAAGTTCGCATGATCACCCTAAACGAACTGGAATTCAACATGAATCTGGAGGGAGGTTATCGTAATAAACTGCCACTCGAACCGGATTTGCTGCAAGCCCAAGAAGCGATTAAGTGGGCCGAGCATCTCGTATGGGTATTCCCCATCTGGTGGGGAGGACCGCCAGCCCTGCTGAAAGGTTTCGTCGACCGGATCTTTATGCCAGGTTATGCCTTCAAATATCACAAAGGTAAACCTTTCCCGGATCAGCTGCTCAAAGGCCGTACGGCTCGCATGATCACCACCATGGATGGCCCGTACTGGTACTTCAAATGGTTCCAGGGTGAGCCCGCACACAAAATGATGAAAATCTCCACATTTGCACTCACTGGCATCAAGCCTGTGCGCATAACACCTGTAGATGTGGTGGGAAAACAGTCCGAGGAACAGAAAAAAAAATGGTTGGAGAAGATCGAGTTACTTGGGAGAAAGATGGGGTAA
- a CDS encoding TetR/AcrR family transcriptional regulator: protein MKNKPHVDSKKKDILQAAMRLFATKGVDGISVKEIGDAAGVTDAAIYKHFKNKDAVALEAFTQYCADYTSLIDGYVRQEGPVLERFKQLITEVLHLHDEDPYGLLLISQNHEIFIEAGSSEDYRQPLDALMDLIDQGMMRGELPQQDSRLTAVLVIGAITRMAVSSMQGELPELLVPYTGETVHRLTSMLGNVPLE from the coding sequence ATGAAGAACAAACCTCATGTGGATAGCAAAAAGAAAGATATCTTACAAGCGGCGATGCGCTTGTTCGCAACCAAAGGCGTTGACGGCATTTCCGTCAAAGAGATCGGTGACGCCGCGGGAGTAACCGATGCGGCGATCTACAAACATTTTAAAAACAAAGATGCCGTTGCCCTGGAAGCCTTCACCCAATACTGCGCGGACTATACTTCACTGATTGACGGGTATGTTCGACAGGAAGGTCCCGTGTTGGAACGCTTCAAGCAACTGATTACCGAGGTTCTTCACCTGCACGATGAAGATCCCTATGGACTGCTGTTGATTTCACAGAATCATGAAATATTCATTGAAGCGGGAAGCAGTGAAGATTACCGTCAGCCATTGGATGCGTTAATGGATCTGATCGACCAGGGAATGATGCGGGGCGAACTGCCTCAGCAGGATTCACGGCTCACAGCCGTTCTGGTGATCGGAGCAATTACACGCATGGCCGTCTCCAGTATGCAAGGTGAACTGCCGGAGCTATTGGTACCTTATACCGGAGAAACCGTTCATCGACTTACGTCGATGTTGGGAAATGTACCTCTGGAGTAA
- a CDS encoding aminoglycoside phosphotransferase family protein: MNSVTEKMDAYSWVTPEGMLNDRYITSREQLYQGMNGRYVERFTVPAGGSYIFKPLTNSAQHGRERWMYERVMSGLPPIYPQLIAASDLTIAPAQSWMIYEDLGQLVHDSQEETMLGAAAHMAAWHALPITDWSELPRVGQKPSIRTMLDELRMHRQSIDDLLSRLDMRLSSSDWDKMAALILTAEEELPTVLCHGDLHPGNLAEVDGRLVILDWEHAHLNTPLWDVYHLVDLSHPLFPRTVTPELRERVIDVYLDKLGSLGVQIERVSFAEWYDAYAIVFSLWMLRLIDGDLRSEDCVWPREQRRNQWYETASTLEQCMKHMREE; the protein is encoded by the coding sequence ATGAATAGCGTGACAGAAAAAATGGATGCATACAGCTGGGTGACGCCCGAAGGAATGCTGAATGATCGCTATATAACAAGCCGCGAACAGTTGTATCAAGGCATGAACGGACGATATGTGGAGCGGTTCACTGTTCCTGCTGGTGGGAGTTATATTTTCAAACCGCTGACGAATTCTGCACAGCACGGACGGGAACGATGGATGTACGAGCGTGTGATGTCTGGTCTACCCCCGATCTATCCGCAACTCATTGCAGCGTCGGACCTTACCATTGCACCGGCACAGAGCTGGATGATCTACGAGGACCTGGGGCAACTGGTGCATGATTCGCAAGAAGAGACAATGCTCGGCGCAGCGGCACATATGGCGGCCTGGCATGCGCTACCTATTACGGATTGGAGTGAACTGCCTCGTGTGGGCCAGAAACCATCCATTCGCACCATGTTGGATGAGTTGCGGATGCACAGACAATCTATAGATGATCTGTTGTCCAGGCTGGATATGCGGTTGTCTTCATCAGATTGGGACAAAATGGCCGCGTTGATCCTCACAGCAGAGGAAGAACTTCCTACCGTCCTGTGTCATGGAGACCTGCATCCCGGTAATCTGGCTGAAGTGGACGGCAGACTGGTCATCTTGGACTGGGAGCATGCCCATCTGAATACCCCACTGTGGGACGTATACCATCTGGTGGATCTCTCGCATCCGCTGTTTCCCAGAACAGTTACGCCTGAATTGCGGGAGCGGGTTATAGATGTGTATCTGGACAAGCTGGGGAGCCTGGGCGTGCAGATTGAACGGGTTTCTTTTGCAGAATGGTACGATGCCTATGCTATTGTATTTTCACTCTGGATGCTGCGTCTGATTGATGGCGATCTGAGAAGTGAGGATTGTGTGTGGCCACGGGAGCAGCGACGTAACCAGTGGTATGAGACGGCATCGACATTGGAACAGTGCATGAAGCACATGCGTGAGGAATAG
- the abc-f gene encoding ribosomal protection-like ABC-F family protein → MMMISAQQLIQYHGAHLVLDGITFEIMEGDKVALIGRNGSGKTTLMRLMARLNKPDEGQLMIKKDTRVGYVAQVPEGLDDHTVLDVLSLGFKELMMCRTQMKDMEQQMSDPACAADPDQLERLLKRYATLQDQFEREGGYEMDARINQVADGLDIAKAHYDWRFGSLSGGEQTRVVLASQLIVRPELLLLDEPTNHLDLERVEWLEGFLREYPGTIVLISHDRYFLDRVVNRTLELEDGEAETAAGSYTEYMKVKEQRLLQQFEEFKEQQKVIKKMKETIRQLEEWGRVGGNEKFFRRAASMRKALERMEQVKRPVLDRRSADFDVRPTDRTGKRVVVMEQVEKSYGERAILRGISGLLEYGDKTALIGRNGSGKTTLFKLLLGDEQPDAGKLEWGARVDVGYLAQQEEPANPKLNVLEYFRLEAGVEEGEARGILARYLFYGADVFRAVGQLSGGEWTRLRLALLVQRKPNVLLLDEPTNHLDIASREALEESLVDFEGTVLAISHDRYFVNRLASRVWELEDGQMTAYLGDYEAYREKKLDMQARSAATDQAAAGAGVSSRGSAKSEVKSGITTAPGGTARSGKRAEATSPMNGSTVAATNGSLDHEISTGSSKVLTLSAAASSNHRGGNGKQPSAEKLEQTLARLEVQIQALDQQLETVQNNPPELEQIWNDREQLSAKYNDILAQWAEL, encoded by the coding sequence ATGATGATGATTAGCGCGCAACAACTGATACAATACCACGGAGCACATCTGGTGCTGGACGGCATTACGTTTGAGATTATGGAAGGCGACAAGGTCGCTCTGATCGGCCGCAACGGAAGCGGCAAGACCACACTCATGCGCCTCATGGCAAGGCTGAACAAGCCGGATGAAGGACAATTGATGATCAAAAAAGATACACGGGTGGGATATGTGGCTCAGGTTCCAGAAGGATTGGATGACCATACTGTACTGGATGTACTGAGCCTTGGATTCAAGGAGCTTATGATGTGTCGTACGCAAATGAAGGATATGGAACAGCAGATGTCCGATCCGGCATGTGCAGCAGACCCGGATCAATTGGAGCGTCTGCTCAAACGCTACGCTACGCTGCAAGATCAGTTCGAGCGTGAGGGTGGATACGAAATGGATGCCCGGATCAATCAGGTGGCGGACGGTCTGGATATCGCGAAGGCACATTATGATTGGCGCTTTGGCTCGCTGTCCGGTGGGGAGCAGACTCGGGTGGTGCTGGCTTCACAGCTAATCGTCAGACCCGAACTGTTATTGCTGGATGAGCCAACGAACCATCTTGATCTGGAGCGGGTCGAGTGGCTGGAAGGATTCCTACGAGAATATCCCGGTACTATTGTCCTGATCTCGCATGACCGCTATTTTCTGGATCGGGTGGTGAATCGAACGCTGGAGCTGGAGGATGGAGAAGCGGAAACGGCAGCTGGCAGTTATACGGAATACATGAAAGTCAAGGAACAACGGCTGTTGCAGCAATTCGAGGAGTTCAAGGAACAGCAGAAGGTGATCAAAAAAATGAAGGAAACGATCCGCCAGCTGGAAGAGTGGGGCCGAGTTGGTGGGAATGAAAAGTTCTTCCGGCGTGCCGCTTCCATGCGCAAGGCGCTGGAACGGATGGAACAGGTGAAACGTCCTGTGCTGGATCGTCGCAGCGCAGACTTTGATGTACGTCCTACAGACCGCACGGGCAAACGGGTCGTTGTGATGGAACAAGTGGAGAAGAGTTATGGCGAGCGAGCGATTCTACGCGGGATCTCGGGTCTGCTGGAATATGGCGACAAAACTGCACTCATTGGCCGCAATGGTTCCGGCAAGACGACCTTGTTCAAGCTGTTGCTTGGAGACGAGCAACCCGATGCGGGCAAGCTGGAGTGGGGCGCACGCGTGGATGTGGGGTATCTGGCTCAACAGGAGGAACCTGCGAATCCGAAGCTGAATGTACTCGAATACTTCCGACTTGAAGCAGGCGTGGAGGAAGGGGAAGCACGCGGGATTCTGGCACGATATCTATTCTATGGCGCAGATGTATTCCGCGCGGTAGGACAGTTATCCGGCGGGGAGTGGACGCGTCTGCGGCTGGCGCTGCTGGTGCAGCGCAAACCCAATGTCCTGCTGCTCGATGAGCCGACCAATCATCTGGATATCGCATCCAGAGAAGCGCTGGAAGAGTCGTTGGTTGATTTTGAAGGAACCGTGCTTGCCATCTCGCATGATCGGTACTTCGTTAATCGGCTTGCGTCCCGTGTGTGGGAACTGGAGGACGGACAGATGACCGCTTATCTCGGCGACTATGAAGCGTATCGCGAGAAGAAGCTTGATATGCAAGCTCGTTCGGCGGCGACAGATCAGGCTGCAGCAGGTGCAGGTGTTTCTTCTCGTGGGAGCGCCAAGTCAGAGGTGAAATCAGGCATAACAACAGCACCCGGCGGGACTGCCAGATCAGGGAAAAGGGCAGAAGCAACCTCACCAATGAATGGGTCCACCGTTGCGGCTACCAATGGAAGTCTTGATCACGAAATTTCCACAGGATCAAGCAAGGTGTTAACCCTTTCGGCAGCAGCTTCATCGAATCATAGAGGTGGCAATGGCAAGCAGCCGTCTGCGGAGAAGCTGGAACAGACCTTGGCTCGTCTGGAGGTACAGATTCAGGCGCTGGATCAACAACTGGAAACGGTTCAGAACAATCCGCCTGAACTGGAACAAATCTGGAATGATCGCGAGCAATTATCCGCCAAATATAATGATATATTGGCCCAGTGGGCTGAGTTATAA
- a CDS encoding glutathionylspermidine synthase family protein has protein sequence MRQVVQLPLSHEEVFQGEAGQQIPYHRMYGKQYCVPALTVYSPSEVQELRVAAEAVDGIYCKVMRFIQQYMPDSFLEHQLGIHPGLIPTARMEMVTGGITRQDWIIGEAGPKCIENNTDTPTGIPEAAALEGILVGLAEDAALAAPSAEMDERIRECFRIWLEFYAEQGLQGPVTFTSFGEHVEDRTNTQYLMKRCQEAGYDVCYAPLEELEIVPGEALYHQGREINLLYRLYPLEYLIDDRDETTGVDIGAALLDLVREARLGLMNPVQHVLMQSKGFMAAIWSLYERNEQTPEYCGFTLFDEAEMDVVSRYLLPTYFSAEPFQLNAMPYVAKSYWGREGRGTLLLDGGTDNASGQQNIAHPLKEELQFTHETGVTDEDEAEITAYYENQPKIYQQLVPMEQIVIKTEDGAYSGYLLTGVFVIGGRLAGLLPRVGEKVTGDMAYYCAAAVRERMNDEEEKKEWRTWD, from the coding sequence ATGAGGCAAGTGGTTCAACTGCCGTTAAGTCACGAAGAGGTATTTCAGGGTGAAGCCGGACAACAGATTCCATACCACCGAATGTACGGGAAGCAATATTGTGTGCCTGCATTAACGGTCTATTCTCCTTCCGAGGTACAAGAGCTGCGTGTCGCAGCCGAGGCGGTAGACGGTATATATTGCAAAGTGATGCGATTTATCCAACAATACATGCCGGATTCCTTTTTGGAGCATCAGCTGGGTATCCATCCGGGGCTTATTCCAACGGCACGTATGGAAATGGTGACTGGAGGCATTACGCGCCAGGACTGGATTATTGGAGAAGCGGGGCCCAAGTGTATTGAAAATAATACAGACACCCCTACGGGGATACCGGAGGCTGCTGCTCTGGAAGGTATCCTGGTGGGGCTTGCGGAGGATGCTGCGCTAGCAGCGCCATCTGCCGAGATGGATGAACGTATTCGAGAATGTTTCAGGATATGGCTGGAATTCTATGCAGAACAGGGCTTGCAGGGTCCGGTGACGTTCACTTCTTTTGGCGAACATGTCGAAGATCGAACGAATACGCAATACTTGATGAAACGCTGTCAGGAAGCGGGATACGATGTTTGCTATGCCCCACTGGAGGAACTGGAGATTGTTCCCGGGGAGGCGCTGTACCATCAGGGACGGGAGATTAACTTGTTATACCGCCTCTATCCGCTGGAATATCTGATCGATGATCGGGATGAGACAACCGGTGTGGACATTGGCGCTGCGCTGCTTGATCTGGTACGAGAGGCACGATTGGGCCTGATGAATCCGGTACAGCATGTGCTCATGCAGAGCAAAGGCTTCATGGCGGCGATCTGGTCGCTCTATGAGCGTAACGAGCAAACCCCGGAATATTGCGGGTTTACCCTCTTTGATGAAGCAGAAATGGACGTGGTTTCCCGATATCTGCTGCCAACTTATTTTTCAGCTGAACCCTTCCAGTTGAACGCCATGCCATATGTAGCCAAAAGCTATTGGGGACGCGAGGGTAGAGGGACTCTTTTGCTGGATGGAGGAACGGATAATGCTTCTGGACAGCAGAATATAGCACATCCTCTTAAAGAGGAGCTTCAATTCACACACGAGACTGGGGTAACAGATGAGGATGAAGCGGAAATTACAGCTTATTACGAAAATCAGCCCAAAATCTATCAGCAGCTGGTTCCGATGGAACAGATCGTGATTAAGACGGAAGATGGAGCGTACAGCGGTTATCTGCTTACAGGGGTGTTTGTGATCGGTGGGCGTTTGGCTGGGCTGTTACCCAGGGTCGGGGAGAAAGTAACCGGAGATATGGCGTATTATTGCGCGGCTGCGGTTCGTGAACGGATGAATGATGAGGAGGAGAAGAAGGAATGGAGAACCTGGGATTAA
- a CDS encoding DUF350 domain-containing protein, whose protein sequence is MENLGLNLVNVAVGVGILLVVLVCGYFAFSKLTRYNDSEEIAKGNEAAGMYMGSKLLGLCIIVGMVSFSTHSWLDMLLWSALGIIILCLVYIIFDFLIPKMRVCDEIARGNMAVAQLLRSIIIGVSIVIGTFLM, encoded by the coding sequence ATGGAGAACCTGGGATTAAACCTTGTGAATGTTGCGGTGGGTGTGGGCATTCTGCTGGTGGTATTGGTGTGTGGATATTTTGCTTTTAGCAAATTGACCCGGTATAACGATAGTGAAGAAATCGCCAAGGGTAACGAGGCGGCAGGCATGTATATGGGCAGCAAATTGCTCGGGCTGTGTATTATTGTGGGAATGGTGTCTTTCTCGACGCATTCGTGGTTGGATATGCTGCTGTGGTCGGCGCTTGGAATCATTATTCTGTGTCTGGTCTATATTATATTTGATTTCCTGATTCCCAAGATGCGGGTATGTGACGAAATTGCACGAGGCAATATGGCGGTAGCGCAACTGCTGCGTTCGATTATCATCGGCGTTTCCATCGTCATCGGTACATTTTTGATGTAA
- a CDS encoding nucleoside hydrolase → MRRVIIDTDTAGDDTIAILTALHHFQVEGITITGGNVQFDQEVENALYTVQVAGHGGKVPVYKGCERPLMAYGKAQHRTVEDVHGDDGMGGAHFPKADQRPESGHAVDFIIEKVHAHPGEMELLAIAPLTNIAMAIQKDPTIVPEIAHLYIMGGTNNALGNITPAAEYNFYVDPEAAKIVLHAGIPITMVGWEMCTQYSVMDDDDHAEIAALGTSGADFFTAINKVVMQFNKSVHKLNGTTHPDTLLMAVAADESIMTKSGHYYVDVEAAGELTRGYSVVDINGRFGKEPNVRVCEAIDRPKFKSMLLDVLSAIQ, encoded by the coding sequence ATGAGAAGAGTCATCATCGATACAGATACAGCAGGAGACGATACGATTGCGATCCTGACGGCATTGCATCATTTTCAGGTGGAAGGCATCACCATTACGGGCGGTAACGTTCAATTCGACCAGGAGGTTGAAAATGCCCTGTACACGGTACAGGTTGCTGGACATGGCGGCAAGGTGCCTGTGTATAAAGGTTGTGAGCGTCCGCTAATGGCGTACGGTAAAGCTCAGCATCGTACAGTGGAAGACGTGCATGGCGATGACGGCATGGGCGGCGCGCATTTTCCGAAGGCGGATCAACGCCCTGAGAGCGGGCACGCGGTTGATTTTATCATTGAGAAGGTGCATGCACATCCTGGCGAAATGGAGCTTCTGGCAATTGCCCCGTTGACTAATATTGCGATGGCGATCCAGAAAGACCCCACGATTGTTCCGGAGATTGCTCACCTGTACATCATGGGCGGAACGAATAATGCACTGGGGAATATCACACCGGCGGCGGAGTACAACTTCTACGTAGACCCGGAAGCAGCGAAAATTGTACTACATGCGGGCATTCCGATCACGATGGTTGGCTGGGAGATGTGCACGCAATATTCAGTGATGGATGATGACGATCATGCAGAGATTGCGGCTTTGGGGACCTCGGGTGCCGATTTCTTCACCGCGATCAATAAAGTGGTGATGCAGTTCAACAAATCGGTACATAAGCTCAATGGCACCACTCATCCCGATACGTTGTTAATGGCTGTAGCGGCAGATGAATCCATCATGACCAAGTCGGGTCACTATTATGTGGATGTGGAAGCGGCAGGAGAGCTGACACGCGGATACAGTGTGGTTGATATTAACGGACGTTTTGGCAAAGAGCCGAATGTACGTGTCTGTGAAGCCATTGATCGGCCGAAGTTCAAATCCATGTTGCTCGATGTCCTCTCAGCTATTCAATAA
- a CDS encoding PadR family transcriptional regulator — translation MISSDVIRGYNDTLILYMLLEGESYGYEISKNIRQLTEEKYVMKETTLYSAFTRLEKNGYIQSFYLDENSLGKRRTYYRITPPGLDYYREKCEEWKVTQEVVNLFIREL, via the coding sequence GTGATCAGCAGTGACGTTATACGTGGCTACAATGATACGCTGATCCTCTACATGCTGCTCGAAGGGGAGTCGTACGGCTACGAGATTTCCAAGAACATCAGACAGCTGACAGAGGAAAAGTACGTCATGAAGGAAACGACATTATACTCGGCCTTCACCCGATTGGAGAAGAATGGTTATATTCAATCGTTTTACTTGGATGAGAATAGTTTGGGGAAGCGTCGTACCTATTACCGGATTACGCCGCCCGGCCTCGACTATTACAGGGAAAAGTGTGAGGAATGGAAGGTTACGCAGGAGGTTGTTAATCTATTTATCAGGGAGTTGTGA
- a CDS encoding permease prefix domain 1-containing protein, translating into METIMVYLENMFVGLPKTPEVEHLKQELLSGMEDKYLELKREGKSENEAIGIVISEFGNIEELTAELGIQPVSPEETVPVLTEEEIYAYTTAKRNAGFWIGLGVLLCASGVAFLIFMSALFENYAISAANRSVETGAILGLIGMFVLIAIAVSMFIYSGMKLERFNYLEKGFQLPYTLKMSIQHSRENFALTYRIAIITGVCLCILSPVFIFAASSINDNYASYGVSAFMVMAGVGVFLFVYYGNIQGAYTNLLEKYQLTVEKKQEVKVVRAVEAIVWPLATAIFLFTGFVYQRWDINWAIFPITGILSGSFSNVYHIMKSKNPS; encoded by the coding sequence ATGGAGACAATTATGGTTTATCTGGAGAACATGTTTGTTGGTCTGCCGAAGACACCTGAGGTGGAACATCTGAAGCAGGAGCTCCTTTCGGGGATGGAAGATAAGTACCTGGAATTGAAGCGAGAAGGCAAGTCGGAGAATGAAGCCATCGGCATTGTGATCTCGGAATTTGGTAACATCGAGGAGTTAACAGCCGAACTCGGTATTCAGCCAGTCAGCCCGGAAGAGACAGTACCTGTGTTAACGGAAGAAGAGATTTACGCATATACCACTGCGAAGAGAAATGCCGGATTTTGGATTGGACTGGGTGTTTTATTGTGCGCGTCAGGTGTGGCATTTCTAATTTTTATGAGTGCCTTATTTGAGAATTATGCCATTTCAGCTGCAAACCGTTCGGTGGAAACGGGCGCTATACTGGGCCTGATCGGCATGTTTGTATTGATTGCCATTGCGGTAAGCATGTTCATATACAGTGGTATGAAGCTGGAACGCTTCAATTATCTGGAGAAGGGCTTCCAACTTCCTTATACACTTAAAATGAGTATTCAGCATAGTCGGGAGAACTTCGCTCTGACTTATCGTATAGCCATCATTACGGGTGTCTGCCTGTGCATTCTGTCTCCTGTGTTTATTTTCGCAGCCTCCTCTATTAATGATAACTACGCCTCTTATGGTGTATCTGCCTTTATGGTTATGGCTGGGGTAGGAGTATTCCTGTTTGTATATTACGGTAATATTCAGGGGGCTTACACGAACTTGCTGGAGAAGTACCAGTTGACGGTAGAGAAGAAGCAGGAAGTCAAGGTTGTGAGAGCCGTGGAAGCGATTGTATGGCCGCTGGCGACAGCCATCTTCTTGTTCACAGGCTTTGTATATCAACGGTGGGATATCAATTGGGCCATATTTCCGATTACCGGTATTCTCTCCGGCAGCTTTAGCAATGTGTACCATATTATGAAAAGCAAAAATCCTTCCTGA
- a CDS encoding heme-binding protein — protein MEGTHPDNEDWIRRKNNVVNHFGSSSWHTALRLRSENQTLEHNFNLPASDYVLAGGAFPLILANEGQVGTITVSGLPDEEDHDLVTTGIRSFLLQQG, from the coding sequence ATGGAAGGCACTCATCCCGACAACGAAGACTGGATTCGACGCAAGAACAATGTGGTGAATCACTTCGGCTCCAGCTCTTGGCATACAGCCCTGCGGCTGAGAAGCGAGAATCAGACACTTGAGCACAACTTCAACCTGCCTGCTTCTGATTATGTCCTGGCTGGTGGGGCCTTCCCGCTGATTCTGGCAAATGAGGGACAAGTCGGCACCATAACGGTATCGGGTCTGCCTGATGAAGAAGACCATGATCTGGTTACCACAGGTATCCGTTCATTTTTGTTACAGCAAGGGTAG
- the lspA gene encoding signal peptidase II, translating to MLFYFVALLVTLIDQGTKIAVRMYMEVGDVMRLGDSGMQLQHYENSGMAGSMFQGNARLFGVIAIVFIAGMLYYRSKGEIRGFWMQAGAGFMVGGALGNAIDRFIYARVTDFLVFPSGRGILNLADVAINIGVIMIIIGMLIRAYKSYRAKRLRNALPKVERS from the coding sequence ATGCTGTTTTATTTTGTAGCACTGCTGGTGACTTTGATTGATCAGGGAACCAAGATCGCAGTGAGAATGTATATGGAAGTTGGCGACGTCATGAGACTGGGTGACTCAGGCATGCAGTTACAGCATTATGAGAATAGTGGAATGGCGGGCAGCATGTTTCAGGGAAATGCGCGTCTGTTCGGTGTGATTGCCATTGTGTTCATAGCGGGCATGCTGTACTACCGGAGTAAAGGGGAGATTCGCGGATTCTGGATGCAAGCCGGCGCAGGTTTTATGGTCGGCGGGGCTTTAGGAAATGCGATCGATCGTTTTATCTATGCGCGGGTAACGGATTTTCTCGTGTTTCCGTCCGGACGTGGTATCCTGAATCTCGCTGATGTCGCAATTAACATCGGTGTGATCATGATCATCATCGGCATGTTGATTCGGGCATACAAGAGTTATCGGGCCAAGCGTTTACGCAATGCTTTGCCCAAAGTTGAACGTTCGTGA